The following DNA comes from Miscanthus floridulus cultivar M001 chromosome 5, ASM1932011v1, whole genome shotgun sequence.
acatctaaggcatttaaaTTATTACATATGGATTTTTTTGGGCCAACTACATATACAAGTATTGGTGGCAACaagtatggatttgtgatagtggatgatttcactagatatacatgggtgttctttcttgttgataagagtgatgtgtttgcaaccttcaaaacattcatcaagagaattcacactgagtttgaaacaaccatcaagaaagtgagaagtaacaatagaagtgagttcaagaatacaagaattaATTAGCTTTGttatgagtttggaattaggcatcaattctctgccaagtacactcctcaatcaaatgtcctagttgagaggaagaatagaaccttgattaaCAAGGCAAGGTCAATGTTAactgagtacaatgtgagtcattcattttgggccgaagcaatcaacatggctttctactatagcaaccgcctctattgtcatcccatgatggagaagacaccatatgagctcttgaatggaagaaagcccaatattgcatattttcaggtttttggttgcaaatgctatatattgaagaaaggcacaagattgagcaagtttgagaagaaatgtgatgaatgtttcttgcttggttactcaactactagtaaagcttatagagtttggaatttggctagtggtactcttgaggaggtgcatgatgttgaatttgatgaaaccaagggttcccaagaagaagatgagaatctagatgatgtgagagacactcaattggttaatgcaatgaagaagatggacattggtgacataaggcctagagaagtgattgaagttgaagatgacaaagatctagtgctctctaacttaaatgtgcaagttgatacaagtcaagctagttcatcatctcaagtgcaaaatcaacaagtggatagttcatcatctcaaccaagtgatcaatcaagtgcaagtgctccaaccaaccaatgttgcaagagatcatccattggattctatcattggtgatatctcaagaggtgtacaaacaagattaagattggcattattttgtgaacacttctcatttgtgtcttccattgaacctaagaagatagatgaagctttgttggatgttgattgggtgaatgctatgcatgaagagctaaataactttacaagaaatcaagtatgtgagttagttgagaggcctaaggatcataatgtgattggaactaaatgggtctttcgcaacaagcaagatcaagatgggatagttgtaaggaacaaagcaagattagtggctcaaggttacactcaagttgaaggtcttgactttggaagaacatatgccccgattgcaagattggaagcaattaggatcttgttaacctatgcttgtgcccacaacatcaagttgtaccaaatggatgtgaaaagtgcatttctaaatgggtacatcaatgagcttgtgtatgttgagcaatctcctgattttgaagatgagaagatatccaaccatgtctacaagttgagaaaggctttgtatggtttgaagcaagcaccaagagcatggtatgagagattttctactctctaatggatttaagatgggcaaggttgacaccactctcttcaccaagaagctaggcaatgacttgtttgtgttgcaaatttatgttgatgacattatttttggatcaaccaatcaagatttttgtgaggagtttggaaagacgatggcaagtgaatttgagatgtctatgattggagagcttagttacttccgtGGTctacaaatcaagcaattaaagagtggcacatttgtgagtcaaggcaagtacatcaaagacatgcttaagaagtttagcatggatgatgctaaagcaattagtacactaatggggacaaatggaagcttggatagtgatgctagtggcaacatggtggatcaaaagatgtatcggtctatgattggaagcctactctatgtgatcgcatcaagactggatgtgatgtttagtgtatgcatgcatgctagatttcaatgtagggttatgaggatgctacgctagccggaaaacaaaaatttcgacctcataaactaggatctactgctagttatagctcacgggattaccactagacgcgcaggtgcagTGGAAGCAACTCAATGTAGTCGAACGCAtcgtagcagtgccgtgcagttgcaAGGTCGTCCGTATGTCCGTCCCCTTCGAGCagttcgtccttgtgctccagatgtaGCACCtctgaggtatccacacgtatagGGAGGAAGCGTCGTGCCTCTGGACTGTTAGGTCCGCGAGGAGCAACAGGCGcgggcgtaggatgggcggcggcggctgccaaaaAGGCGTGGGATACCTAACCTCGTTGCCCAcccacttatttataggcgtccctaatgagctcccgagttggaggctcattagtaaccctaagccttgtctaactcggatccaatcTGAATTAGGCTTCTAGCTCCTTAAGCGtgtgaccctatgggttcacgcacacatagacatggctcgagtactcctactcggccattagttgatagtggcctctagcaaggcatgtcaactcctatgtgtacgcaaagatcatatcagacgaaccaccacaaaaccacatacttgttattcccttgcctcatgatatttggtccaactcataggttaacacttaacccaagcatggccatgcatttctttatctaatcattagagtgatccagtgatatctctctcatatatagagaggggcaaattccatcttgattgtctatgtctcatagcatgtttcccgacaaacccgaaaaccacctttataactaccctattacggagtagcatttgatagtccctgagtaggtcgtttcacatcttgaatacatacaacaatcttaggtctaaggacataacatacatgacatgaatagagataataacaacatctcacgttgggtcagtccagccccatgtcatacatgtgctcacattattagtttgacatctctatgtctatgacttgtgaaacatagtcatcaactaataatgtgttgatccattattcatgtgtgtcctcacacgaactctgaccagggacaacattagaataactatacaagtaaaagagtttcacaaacaattcacataattgctaatcgatacaagttgtctttaatggaaattcaatgaactcataatatatcatggatacaaggcaatataatcatctctatgattatctctagggtatactcccaacaatctcccacttgcactagagttaatctcaaagatatctaatacccatagctctcatgtgcgcctcatgcttaggctgtggaagagcctttgtcaaaggatctgcaacattcaaatctatgtgtatcttgcacatcttgatctcatctcatctaacGAACTCTTGAATGAGGTGAAATTTCTACAGTACATTTTtgttcttttggtgattccttggctccttagcctgcgcaattgccccattgttgtcacaatgtagattcaataGACTGGACGTATTCAaaaacacaccaagttcaatgaggaacctcctcatccaaacaccttccttcgTAGCTCCAGAAGCTACAATGTACTCGCCCTCTGCTATAGAATCAGTCACCAtctcctgcttggaacttttccaacttacagcaccaccatttattgtgaacacaaaacctgattgagaatgtgaatcatccgtgtcagtttagaagctagcatcggtgtaaccatttataatgagctcctcctcacctccatagattaggaacacatctttagtccttctcaagtacttaagaatgtttttaacaagtgtccagtgactctctcctggatcagcttggtacctgctcgcaacacttagagcatatgagacatctaggtgagtacatatcatggcgtacatgatggaaccaactaCCAAGGAgtatggaaccttactcatgcgcTTCCACTCATCAGCTGTCAAAGGACACTGTTTatcgctaaagcgcataccatatgacataggcaagaaccctttcttggactgttccatgttgaatcatttcaacaccttgtcaatgtacatatcttggcttaatcctataagcctctttgatctatctctatagatcttgatgcccaaaatgtatgctgcttctcctaaatccttcatagaaaaattattattcagtgaagtctttacgaattgcaacataggaatgtcattcccaatcaataatatgtcatccacatacaagattagaAATACAACAGTGCTCCCACTTTCCTTGTTGTAAACACAAAGTTCTTCTTCATTCTAATggaagccaaaccctttgaccacttcatcaaaacgAATGTTCCAACTCtgagatgcttgctttaacccataaatggattttctgaagcttgcaaatttttccagcattgtttggatcaacaaaacctttgggctgtatcatatacacgtcctcatccaaatttccatttagaaaggttgttttaacatccatctgccatatctcataatcgaaataagcagctattgctagaatgatccggatagatttaagcatcgctaccggtgagaaagtctcgtcgtagtcaattccttgaacttgccgaaaaccctttgcaacaagttgagctttatagatgtgaacgttttcatccatatccttttttttatagatccatttgcactctatgggtctaaccccatcaggcgggtcaaccaagttccaaacttgattgtttcccatggaatctatctcagatctcatggcactttgccatttctcgaaatctgggtccatcattgcttccgcataagtcataggttcatcatcatctaacaataacaaatccccaTGCAACTCACGGATTCTTGCTGACCTTTGTGGTTGTGGTGGTGTTTCTCTTGCCATgggtatctcaacttgttctgctacattagcatcactcgtagagtccttcccaactggctcatcttgaacttcttcaagatacaccttctgaccacttttctctcttttgagaaactctttctctaagaaaacaccgttccgagcaacaaacactttgcccttTGATCagttgtagaagtaataccctaaagtttccttcggatatcccacaaaaaagcatttgtctgatttgggtgttagtttatctATCATAAGTCATTTGACATAAACctcacaaccccaaatttttagaaaagacaaactaggactcttaccagtccacatctcatgtggtgtcttaactactgacttagatggtaccctattcaatgtgaaagcgactgtttctagagcgtatccccaaaatggtaacggtaggtctgactggctcatcatagaccgaaccatgtccaacaaagtccGATTACATCACTCAGACACGCCATTTCTCTAAGGCGTTCTAGGTGGCGTAAGCTGTGGAACAATTccgcaactctttagatgattgctaaactcgtggCTCAAATATTTGCCTCCATGATCAGAtcgcaaagccttaattttcttgccgcgttgattctctacttcactctgaaactccttgaacttttcaaatgtcttagacttatgtctcattaagtagacatagccatatctactaaagtcatcagtgaaggttatgaagtattggaatccgcctcttgctgtcgtactcattggtccgcacacatcagtatgtatgagttccagcaagtctgccgccctctcaggaaaacctatgaaaggcatcttggtcatcttgcccagcaggcaagcctcacatgtctcgtatgattcaaaatcaagcgaagttaaaagcccatcagaatggagcctcttcatgcaattctcacttatatgacctaaacgataatgccacatataggtaggacttaactcattaagccgaggctttttagcacttatattatagacaggagcatcttcaagatttaaaataaataacccattcacaatggatgcagaagccacaaacatgccatttttagagatcacacaaccattgtctttactcgcaaatgaataaccatccttcatcaaacatgaaggtgacataatgttttgacttaaactaggaacaaaataacaattattcaactccataataaatcctgacaggaggtggagttgcatcgtcccgacgttcaatgcagcaactcttgcattattgcccacaCGGAAATCAACTTATCCCTTTTCCacgcttctacttcttatcattccctgcatcgtattgcaaatatgagcaaccgatccggtatcaaatacccaagaattaatataagaattagcaaAGAAAATATCtgtaacataaacaacaagtgtacaagctgCGGGAGTACCTTTACTGCCGTGATCCTTTATGAAAGCACTCAGCATCAGCAGTTGGTCCAGCCTTGGGCAcaggtgggtttggcttagagatctcatctttagccttgccctttttcttcttccaagaattgcccttcttcttaaacttaggcttgttttggaccgccatcacatggctactgccagcacctttcttgatgttagcctctgctattttaagcatgccacataattcattcaagcccttatccaccccatgcatatggtagttcgtgatgaaatttccatagctaggcggaagagacgcgagaacaaaatcagtagctaattcagggccaattgggaagcccagcttctccaacctctgagtgtaaccaaccattttgatcacatgtggcccaactgctacgccctctgctagcttggtttcagcaaaagcctttgagacattgaacctttcagtcctGGCTTGAGTCTAGAACATATCATTGAGCGCCACGATCATATCGTGCGCTACATAGTTATTGTCTAACTGCAACTGCAGATCTAGTTCCATACAAGCAAGAataaggcaactcacttcaagatcaACATCACATGCTTTCTTGTAAGTGTTTTTCTCTGCAGCAGGTGCattatcagcaggctcatctggtATTGGGGTGTCTAgattttcttcctttttcttagccctgagaacaattctcaggttgtggatccaatccgcatagtttgttccattcaacttatctttctcaagaattgaacACAAAGTAAATGGTAGATTGCTAGGcgccatttatctacaacaaaagtaatgcaaaatactaagacaatgtatccaagacagagtaaacaatattaaacctttaatataatatactcccactaaaatcaatatccctctattgaaacttagtgattcaagacccacaactaacaagtctactagtgtgctttagcatcaccgctagaagacgtggtagattggtaagcaactctttgctaatcatatcacatatgactcttgttgttcggtagcatctctatgctttggtgcccaactactcatgctccaaggtccctaaccattaggatgaccttgtccaagtaaccaacccttctgctgtaagtatccgatacgaacctgtctagtcaaggaaaaccagtggcaccctaatttcatagacccaccaccgattgtacaagacacATGATAGTGTAAGGCTTGGGGAAGtattttaacttaaacattgccgagggatcgttctacttcaccattgcatgtagacaaaaacattatCTCACGTGAAAGTAGAACATAGTAAGAACGACATTAACACATatatgacatggtatagcccaatgttcctttggggatctccatctccatcgaactgttcctcatgatgatctccatctccatgatccatgtatgccatccttcagtgatgattccaccaagactagctatcactaacACAAGGCAGTGAAGAAAATTACATAGTCACGGATAGGATCATCACAGTTTGGCATGCAGACCATTACATCAAATTGACAATATCTTTGTGGCTccagccatattgtcatactcacgacatgcaagccatgaattaattacatacatgcatcacatacacataagggctataccagtcaCAAATTCCTGTAAAACAGAGTTAACCAATTCCGACGTCTAATCTTAAAACACCAAAAACACCATCTTCCCGGCCATTTTTCACAAATCTAATTTCAGCAAAATTGTCAAAGGGGGTGAGAATTGGATGTAATTTTTTTTCTGTAC
Coding sequences within:
- the LOC136454612 gene encoding uncharacterized protein translates to MAPSNLPFTLCSILEKDKLNGTNYADWIHNLRIVLRAKKKEENLDTPIPDEPADNAPAAEKNTYKKACDVDLEVSCLILACMELDLQLQLDNNYVAHDMIVALNDMF